A genomic segment from Lutzomyia longipalpis isolate SR_M1_2022 chromosome 3, ASM2433408v1 encodes:
- the LOC129794035 gene encoding C-type lectin-like, which yields MKQILVYFAIIAAFQIFCSTADSTTPPYDSHAVQDETIYISREQLDWFDAKDDCNKNGLTFLSIKSAEDNAAIHEIIKDQKEEVMIGGYRYGGEQTWRWDADKSNLTYTNWSNGEPKDSNEEGKVYCIFLKPTDGQWKSKWCAEIATFLCQK from the exons ATGAAGCAAATTTTGGTGTATTTTGCTATCATTGCTGCTTTTCAAATCTTCTGCAGTACAGCAGATTCAACTACACCACCCTACGATAGTCATGCTGTTCAAGATGAAACTATCTACATCAGTCGTGAGCag TTGGACTGGTTTGATGCAAAAGACGATTGCAATAAGAACGGATTGACTTTCTTATCCATTAAATCGGCTGAAGATAATGCAGCAATTCACGAAATAATTAAAGATCAGAAAGAAGAAGTAATGATTGGTGGCTATCGCTATGGTGGAGAGCAAACATGGCGCTGGGATGCTGATAAATCCAACCTGACCTACACAAATTGGAGCAATGGAGAACCTAAAGATTCAAATGAGGAAGGAAAAGtttattgtattttcttgAAGCCCACTGATGGGCAATGGAAGTCTAAATGGTGTGCAGAAATTGCTACTTTCTTGTgtcaaaaatag
- the LOC129794037 gene encoding mucin-2-like: protein MKYAILVAAFFVAGTVAAPVEVQHELPRNLDARFVSHGRPACRTAEEMAIRLYRHNWDPRNWWQCNQPNVPAEMMTCPTNTLFDERTRQCIPSHMWIWTEPRNPPSLAEWNGTPPPGSICPQDNPTCPPCPTPCPPCPPEDPPTTTTTPCPPCPTTTPPCPPCPPEDPPTTTTTTTTTTTTTTTTTTTTTTTTTPCPPCPTTTTPCPPCPTTTTPCPPCPPENPPTTTTTPCPPCPTDMICEQHHMGLLWPGSRQDSFFVCHTVNHPALEMFCDPGQVFNFNLQTCAPA, encoded by the exons ATGAAAT ACGCCATCTTAGTGGCAGCGTTCTTCGTCGCTGGTACTGTAGCAGCTCCAGTTGAGGTTCAACATGAACTTCCCAGGAATCTTGATGCTCGCTTTGTATCCCATGGGCGTCCAGCCTGTAGGACCGCCGAGGAAATGGCCATCCGTCTCTACAGACACAACTGGGATCCAAGAAATTGGTGGCAGTGCAATCAGCCCAATGTTCCAGCTGAGATGATGACTTGCCCCACAAACACACTCTTCGATGAACGTACCCGTCAATGCATCCCATCGCATATGTGGATCTGGACTGAACCCAGGAACCCACCATCCCTGGCTGAATGGAATGGAACTCCCCCACCTGGTAGTATCTGCCCTCAGGACAACCCAACATGCCCACCATGCCCAACACCTTGCCCTCCATGCCCTCCAGAGGATCCCccaaccaccaccaccaccccatGCCCACCATGCCCAACTACAACCCCTCCCTGCCCACCATGCCCACCAGAGGATCCTCCAACCACCACAACCACCACGACTACAACAACCACAACAACCACCACAACGaccacaacaacaacaaccacGACTACACCTTGTCCACCCTGCCCAACCACCACAACTCCATGCCCTCCGTGCCCAACAACAACTACCCCATGCCCACCGTGTCCACCTGAAAATCCCCCAACGACAACCACAACCCCCTGCCCACCGTGCCCAACAGACATGATCTGCGAGCAACACCATATGGGTCTCCTCTGGCCAGGTTCTCGTCAGGACAGCTTCTTCGTGTGCCACACCGTGAACCATCCCGCCCTCGAGATGTTCTGCGATCCAGGTCAAGTTTTCAACTTCAACCTGCAAACGTGTGCACCAGCGTAA
- the LOC129794036 gene encoding juvenile hormone esterase-like, producing MKGQTKILFFLVITLFCLEVNEAKISDSLKVNLSHGGGVIGRYLTSFRGRGIRAFMGIPYAEPPVGKLRFLDPVPKKSWDGFIETVSNEVICPQINFLEMSEKALGKEDCLYLDVYVPQFPATKDPLPVMVFFHGGGWAFGSASFYEPDFFLDHDVILVTGNYRLGALGFLTTNTTHSTGNFGLKDMVEILKWVQGNIGAFGGNRDQVTIFGESAGAVSVTYLMELASNRGLFHRAISQSGNHFDPWALLETSTAIERTEKFAKALECSLEDPNKWEALVECLRGKSVDDLIKFSNVLNVWGSIPLVKFPPVIEYDRTGGLIPHDPKNIKDNPSHEIPLMIGINHDEGVLQSAAIVGMPELMNELETKWEKLLPLVLSYDKFDKEKQREITNLTTYFYYKGAPDRSPFFPIECLTYFTDMCGDFTFFKGFNEFLRNRLSSKSVADTYVYQFAHKGEGTFLDFIFGHSDNKYGVSHSDDLLYLFPLLQKKQFKTAPSKEDLLVQETFVKLWVNFATVGKPTPVGSLDFEWKPASKFPLDYLRIGKYKKPNNVTLIGMEKDLWPERAEFLKNIF from the exons AAATGAGGCAAAAATATCGGATTCGCTAAAAGTGAATCTTTCTCATGGAGGTGGTGTTATTGGGCGGTATTTGACTTCCTTTCGTGGACGTGGAATACGTGCCTTTATGGGGATTCCATATGCTGAGCCTCCCgttggaaaattgagatttcttGATCCTGTTCCCAAGAAATCATGGGATGGATTTATTGAGACAGTTTCAAATGAAGTGATTTgtccacaaattaatttcttggaGATGTCAGAAAAAGCTCTTGGAAAGGAGGATTGCCTGTACTTGGATGTCTACGTTCCACAG tttccaGCAACAAAAGATCCTTTGCCAGTTATGGTTTTCTTCCACGGAGGAGGATGGGCATTTGGATCTGCTTCCTTCTATGAACCTGATTTTTTCTTGGATCACGATGTTATTCTGGTTACTGGAAATTATCGTTTAGGTGCTTTGGGCTTCCTAACAACCAACACAACCCACAGCACGGGGAATTTTGGCCTGAAAGACATGGTGGAAATCCTTAAGTGGGTACAGGGAAATATTGGAGCTTTCGGTGGCAATAGAGACCAAGTGACGATATTTGGGGAGAGTGCTGGTGCCGTGAGTGTAACGTATTTAATGGAATTGGCATCAAATAGGGGTCTCTTTCACAGAGCTATCTCTCAAAGTGGAAATCATTTTGATCCATGGGCACTTTTGGAAACCTCCACAGCCATTGAGAGAACTGAGAAATTTGCAAAAGCTCTGGAATGTTCACTCGAAGATCCAAATAAATGGGAAGCCTTGGTTGAGTGCTTGCGGGGTAAATCAGTTGATGATTTGATCAAATTCTCAAATGTCCTCAATGTTTGGGGATCTATTCCTTTAGTTAAATTCCCACCTGTTATTGAGTACGATAGAACTGGTGGTCTTATACCACATGACccgaaaaatattaaagacaATCCCAGCCATGAAATTCCTTTGATGATTGGAATAAACCATGATGAAGGTGTGCTGCAGTCTGCAg caaTTGTGGGAATGCCCGAACTTATGAATGAACTGGAGacaaaatgggaaaaacttCTACCCCTTGTACTTTCTTATGATAAATTTGATAAGGAAAAACAGCGCGAAATTACAAATCTCACTACCTATTTCTACTACAAAGGAGCACCAGATAGATCACCTTTTTTCCCAATTGAATGTTTAACCTACTTTACTGAC aTGTGCGgtgattttacatttttcaaaggattcaatgaatttttacgtAACCGTCTATCCAGTAAGTCTGTAGCAGATACCTATGTGTACCAATTTGCCCATAAAGGTGAAGGAACCTTCCTGGATTTCATATTTGGACATTCAGATAACAAATACG GTGTTTCTCACAGCGATGATCTCCTCTACTTGTTTCCCCTTCTTCAAAAGAAACAATTCAAAACAGCACCCAGCAAAGAAGATCTTCTCGTTCAAGAAACTTTTGTAAAACTTTGGGTTAATTTTGCTACAGTCGG gAAACCTACTCCAGTGGGAAGCCTAGACTTTGAGTGGAAACCTGCTAGTAAATTTCCCCTTGATTACTTACGAATTGGAAAATATAAGAAACCGAATAATGTTACACTCATTGGCATGGAGAAGGATTTGTGGCCGGAAAGAGctgaatttttgaagaatattttttaa